One segment of Saprospiraceae bacterium DNA contains the following:
- a CDS encoding ABC transporter permease: MLRIYLKHTFRALWRSRGYTLLNIAGLAIGLSAAWLVWQYVDFEHSHDRDIPNRERIYRVVSKFEDNDDVFNTNSGCPEPVWRAAEQLAGIEQAVPVRDMYTLSILPEGAKKSFNDMRRVGKTTPTYFELVPHRWLAGSAATALSKPDQVVLTRSRAEKYFPRHSPEEMLGKTVQYETFSDTLRVEVVGVVEDLGFPTTFHTEDLLSITVPKEDNWRSVNSNQQAWLVLKDGADASAVEKSLNELADHHTGDQLKRWNMKRQLALQPLAKVHFSPEYASHIRAADPRVLGVLGAVAIFLLVLACINYINLSTAQIPMRAREIGVRKTLGGRSAGIVSAFLLETAVTCLLAVVLAALLTHWAFGYFKDDLPEDVLRFASWQKTGLFLFCLVTGVSLLAGLYPGWLASRFQAVSLLRGQFSGQSLNRGARGTHLRRGLIIFQFFVAQVFIIGALVVGLQLDFMRHSDLGFDKEAVLTMEQPINAYRNPALKNKLPVLAELLQKMPEIQEVALGDPLLSSSYTSNNHTLTDEKGEKIEVNVYRKLADENLMELYRLPLLAGRKLMPGDSARAYVINETAVKAYGLGSPEAAIGKVLSEDNGPGEAPTNWQVVGVVTDYHTMGFSEKIYPTALLHNPAEWSTLNVRLASKRPADWQPALQKIETAWQGVYPGEAFEAKFYDETLADIYEADLSLARFVRVATGIAVLISCLGLFGLAAFMAWRRNKEIGIRKVLGASTASVVRLLSREFLTLVLVGFLLAAPVALYALRQWLDGYAFRIELSWWMFAGAGAVAVAVAFLTVGYQSIKAALANPAHSLKSE; this comes from the coding sequence ATGCTCCGAATCTATCTCAAGCACACATTCCGCGCCCTGTGGCGCAGCCGAGGCTACACTCTTTTGAACATTGCCGGGCTTGCCATCGGCCTGAGCGCCGCTTGGCTCGTTTGGCAGTATGTTGACTTTGAACACAGCCACGACCGGGACATTCCCAACCGGGAGCGCATTTATCGCGTGGTATCAAAATTTGAAGACAACGACGATGTTTTCAACACCAATTCCGGCTGTCCCGAGCCGGTATGGCGTGCTGCGGAGCAATTGGCGGGCATCGAGCAAGCGGTGCCTGTGCGGGATATGTACACGCTTTCCATTTTGCCAGAAGGGGCAAAAAAAAGTTTTAACGATATGCGGAGGGTGGGCAAGACCACGCCCACATATTTTGAACTGGTGCCTCACCGCTGGCTGGCGGGGTCTGCTGCCACTGCGCTCAGCAAGCCCGACCAAGTAGTGCTGACACGCAGCCGGGCTGAGAAGTATTTTCCTCGGCACAGCCCCGAGGAGATGTTGGGCAAGACTGTGCAGTATGAGACATTTAGTGACACGCTCAGGGTGGAGGTGGTCGGTGTGGTCGAAGACTTGGGCTTCCCCACCACTTTTCACACCGAGGATTTGTTGAGCATCACGGTCCCCAAAGAAGACAATTGGAGAAGCGTGAATTCTAACCAGCAGGCTTGGCTCGTCCTGAAAGATGGTGCCGATGCTTCAGCAGTGGAAAAATCGCTCAACGAACTGGCCGACCACCACACGGGCGACCAACTCAAGCGTTGGAACATGAAGCGCCAGCTGGCTTTGCAGCCTCTGGCCAAGGTGCATTTTTCTCCAGAATACGCCAGCCATATCCGCGCCGCCGACCCGCGAGTATTGGGTGTATTGGGTGCGGTAGCCATATTCCTTTTGGTGTTGGCCTGCATCAACTACATCAACCTCAGCACGGCCCAGATACCCATGCGTGCCCGCGAGATTGGTGTCCGCAAGACACTGGGCGGGCGCAGCGCGGGCATCGTGAGCGCTTTTCTGCTGGAAACCGCCGTCACTTGTCTGTTGGCAGTCGTGTTGGCCGCTTTGCTCACCCACTGGGCGTTTGGCTATTTTAAAGACGACTTGCCTGAGGACGTGCTGCGCTTTGCCAGTTGGCAAAAAACGGGGCTGTTTCTGTTTTGTCTGGTGACTGGCGTGAGCCTCTTGGCAGGCTTGTATCCGGGCTGGTTGGCATCCCGTTTTCAGGCGGTATCGCTTTTGCGCGGTCAGTTTTCCGGCCAATCGCTCAACCGCGGCGCTCGCGGGACACACTTGCGGCGGGGGCTTATCATTTTTCAGTTTTTCGTCGCACAAGTGTTCATCATCGGGGCTTTGGTGGTCGGGCTGCAGCTCGACTTTATGCGCCACTCCGATTTGGGTTTTGATAAGGAAGCGGTGCTGACCATGGAGCAGCCTATCAACGCATACAGAAACCCTGCCTTGAAAAACAAACTGCCAGTGCTGGCTGAGTTGCTCCAAAAAATGCCTGAAATTCAAGAAGTCGCGCTCGGCGACCCCTTGTTGAGCAGCAGTTACACCAGCAACAACCACACCCTTACAGACGAAAAGGGGGAAAAAATCGAGGTGAACGTGTACCGCAAACTCGCCGACGAAAACCTGATGGAGCTCTACCGCCTGCCCTTGCTGGCCGGGCGGAAATTGATGCCCGGCGATTCGGCAAGGGCTTATGTCATCAACGAGACGGCGGTCAAGGCTTATGGGCTGGGCAGCCCAGAGGCGGCCATAGGGAAAGTGCTGAGCGAAGACAACGGCCCCGGCGAAGCGCCGACCAATTGGCAGGTCGTGGGCGTGGTGACGGACTACCACACAATGGGCTTTTCAGAAAAAATATATCCAACCGCCTTGCTCCATAACCCCGCCGAGTGGAGCACGCTCAACGTGCGCCTTGCCAGCAAGCGCCCGGCAGACTGGCAGCCCGCCCTGCAAAAAATCGAGACCGCATGGCAGGGCGTTTATCCCGGAGAGGCTTTTGAGGCAAAGTTTTACGACGAGACCCTCGCCGATATTTACGAGGCCGACCTCAGTTTGGCGCGTTTCGTCAGGGTGGCCACTGGCATCGCGGTGCTGATTTCCTGTCTTGGCTTGTTCGGGCTGGCCGCTTTCATGGCTTGGCGGCGCAACAAAGAAATCGGCATACGCAAGGTGCTTGGCGCTTCCACCGCCTCTGTGGTTCGGCTGTTGAGCCGTGAGTTTTTGACGCTGGTACTTGTGGGCTTCCTGCTGGCTGCGCCCGTGGCGCTGTACGCTTTGCGCCAATGGCTGGATGGCTATGCTTTTCGCATCGAGCTGAGCTGGTGGATGTTCGCCGGGGCGGGTGCAGTAGCGGTGGCGGTGGCGTTTCTGACCGTGGGTTATCAGAGCATCAAGGCTGCCTTGGCAAATCCGGCGCACTCGCTAAAAAGTGAATGA